One window from the genome of Bacillota bacterium encodes:
- a CDS encoding ABC transporter permease — translation MNSIDIIGMAFRNLWRRKVRTILTVLGVIVGTASIVVMLSLGIGMNESFKKQVSMMGSLNLITVNTYYVPEVENETQKVAVKGGNVQRNTLDDKALEKMAQIEGVEAVTPLLHSYLKFVSGKYVAYIQVVGINVNAMQAFDFKLSEGRLLTPEDTNSLVFGNSIPNNFYNPSSRTRYWYYDTMGQETPNVDVFNDKIVMTFDMSYGEKYARERQEQVRDKRNRPIEVKVVGLLEQGQNEKDYSAYINIDYLKKLIQANNRNTRTPGRISYGPLSGSSTQSYEQAWVKVKKLEDVERVQKTIKEMGYGAYSLTDILRQMLNATKTIRTVLGAIGAVALFIAALGITNTMIMSIYERTREIGIMKVLGCILGDIRRLFLLESAMIGFLGGILGIGFSYGASFLLNRAGISFLDIGWSMPGAQNQISIIPLWLALAAVGFASLVGIISGAYPASRAMRISALDAIRNE, via the coding sequence ATGAATAGCATTGATATTATTGGAATGGCTTTCAGGAATTTATGGAGAAGGAAAGTAAGAACCATATTGACTGTGCTGGGTGTTATCGTAGGTACCGCATCAATAGTTGTTATGCTCTCTCTTGGAATAGGCATGAATGAAAGTTTTAAAAAACAGGTAAGCATGATGGGAAGCCTTAATTTGATTACCGTAAATACCTATTATGTCCCTGAGGTTGAAAATGAAACTCAGAAAGTAGCCGTAAAGGGGGGTAATGTGCAAAGAAATACACTGGATGATAAAGCCTTAGAAAAGATGGCACAGATTGAAGGGGTTGAAGCTGTTACCCCTTTGCTCCATTCCTATCTTAAGTTTGTATCGGGGAAATATGTTGCTTATATTCAAGTGGTAGGTATAAATGTCAATGCCATGCAGGCCTTTGACTTTAAGTTGAGTGAGGGAAGGCTTCTTACACCGGAGGATACAAACTCTTTAGTTTTTGGAAATAGTATTCCAAATAATTTCTACAATCCCAGCTCCCGTACCCGGTATTGGTACTACGATACTATGGGGCAGGAAACACCTAATGTGGATGTTTTTAATGATAAAATTGTTATGACGTTTGATATGAGTTATGGCGAGAAATATGCACGGGAAAGGCAAGAGCAGGTACGAGATAAAAGAAACAGGCCTATTGAAGTTAAGGTCGTGGGACTTTTAGAGCAGGGACAGAATGAAAAGGATTATTCCGCTTATATTAACATTGATTACCTTAAAAAACTGATACAGGCAAACAACAGAAATACAAGAACTCCAGGCAGGATATCTTATGGGCCTCTTTCAGGAAGCAGCACTCAGAGCTATGAGCAAGCATGGGTTAAGGTGAAGAAACTGGAAGATGTGGAGAGGGTACAAAAAACCATTAAAGAAATGGGCTATGGAGCATACAGCCTCACTGATATATTGAGGCAAATGCTTAATGCTACCAAAACCATTAGGACGGTACTTGGAGCCATAGGAGCTGTAGCTTTGTTTATTGCAGCCCTTGGTATTACCAATACCATGATAATGTCTATTTATGAAAGAACCCGGGAAATCGGTATCATGAAGGTTTTAGGATGTATCCTGGGAGACATTAGAAGGTTGTTTTTGCTTGAGTCTGCAATGATAGGTTTTTTGGGCGGAATTTTAGGTATTGGTTTTAGCTATGGTGCTTCATTCTTACTTAACCGTGCAGGTATAAGCTTTTTAGATATAGGCTGGAGTATGCCTGGGGCCCAGAACCAAATATCCATTATCCCGTTATGGCTTGCATTAGCTGCAGTGGGTTTTGCATCACTGGTGGGTATAATTTC
- a CDS encoding ABC transporter ATP-binding protein produces MENIIVLQDVRKVYRIGNEKVVALDNISLNIPKGEFCCFLGTSGSGKSTLLHLMAGLEKPTKGSIIIKNMEIHKLSERKLAKFRQDYVGFVFQSYNLMPTLTALENVSLPLTFKGIPKVIRDKRARKMLKGVGLETHLKHKPTQMSGGQQQRVGIARAFVSNPEIVFADEPTGNLDTKTTKEVMDLITSMARKNNQTLIIVTHDIDIARYADRIFYIRDGRIERIETNSAKN; encoded by the coding sequence TTGGAAAATATAATTGTACTTCAGGATGTACGAAAAGTATACAGAATAGGAAATGAAAAAGTTGTCGCCTTAGATAATATTAGTTTAAATATACCGAAAGGAGAGTTCTGTTGTTTCCTTGGTACATCCGGTTCGGGAAAATCTACCCTGCTGCACCTTATGGCAGGTTTGGAGAAACCTACAAAAGGCAGCATTATTATTAAAAACATGGAAATACATAAGCTGAGCGAGAGGAAACTTGCAAAATTCCGACAGGATTATGTGGGGTTTGTATTTCAATCTTATAATCTTATGCCAACTTTAACTGCTCTTGAAAATGTAAGCCTTCCTTTGACCTTTAAGGGAATTCCCAAAGTTATAAGAGATAAGCGGGCAAGAAAAATGTTAAAAGGAGTGGGGCTGGAAACCCACCTTAAACACAAACCAACCCAGATGAGCGGTGGGCAGCAGCAAAGGGTTGGAATAGCACGGGCTTTTGTGAGCAACCCGGAAATTGTTTTTGCTGATGAGCCTACAGGAAACCTTGATACAAAAACTACAAAGGAAGTTATGGACCTTATTACTTCAATGGCAAGGAAAAATAATCAAACTTTAATAATTGTGACTCATGATATTGACATTGCAAGGTATGCGGATAGGATATTCTATATTAGAGACGGAAGGATTGAGAGAATTGAAACAAACAGTGCAAAAAATTAG